In Pelosinus sp. UFO1, one genomic interval encodes:
- a CDS encoding MurR/RpiR family transcriptional regulator: MNKNDVLQYLKNNYDQLTGSQKIIGKYVLDNYREVAFLSAIELGEKVGVSDATIIRFAKSIGFTGFAEFRSNIRDGIKNFDLPHKRLSKNLEIINDKNNLTMQVGKKDLKNLEEFLLHFDVEKIKQATDAICRADTIYLVGIGSSGVLVDFLALHFRRMGFKVMAVSEGGVVNVEKIMSIAAKDLLIACSFPRYSKPTYHAINFAKKRGAKVITITDSNFSTVSINSDIVFSLPIENATFFNSYIVPMELCNMLIISILENDKERIYSSLEENIQSLEIFDLRL; the protein is encoded by the coding sequence ATGAATAAAAATGATGTGCTTCAATATTTAAAAAATAATTATGACCAATTAACTGGCAGTCAAAAAATAATAGGGAAATATGTATTAGATAACTATAGAGAAGTGGCTTTTCTATCTGCCATAGAATTAGGAGAAAAAGTAGGGGTAAGTGATGCCACGATTATAAGATTTGCCAAATCGATTGGTTTTACTGGTTTTGCAGAGTTTAGAAGTAACATTAGAGATGGGATAAAAAATTTCGATTTACCTCATAAACGGCTTTCTAAGAATTTAGAGATTATTAATGATAAAAATAATCTTACTATGCAAGTTGGTAAAAAGGATTTAAAAAATCTTGAAGAATTTTTATTACATTTTGATGTTGAAAAAATAAAACAAGCAACTGACGCTATATGTAGGGCGGATACAATATATTTGGTAGGGATAGGATCTTCTGGTGTTCTGGTAGACTTTTTAGCATTGCATTTTAGAAGAATGGGATTTAAGGTTATGGCAGTTAGTGAAGGCGGAGTTGTGAATGTTGAAAAAATAATGTCCATTGCCGCAAAAGATTTATTAATTGCTTGTAGTTTTCCAAGGTATTCAAAGCCTACTTATCATGCTATAAATTTTGCAAAAAAAAGAGGGGCTAAAGTGATTACTATTACGGATAGTAACTTTTCAACTGTTAGTATTAATAGTGATATTGTGTTTTCCTTACCAATCGAGAATGCAACTTTTTTTAACTCATACATAGTCCCCATGGAATTATGTAATATGTTGATAATCAGCATATTAGAGAATGATAAGGAACGGATATATTCTAGTTTAGAAGAAAACATACAGAGTTTAGAAATTTTTGATTTACGGTTATGA
- a CDS encoding PepSY domain-containing protein: MKLAINKTFTRSMSELHTWGGLIFGWLLFAIFLTGTLAIFQAELTHWMRPEFRASQVLPGQALAAADKKLRQFAPHADNWTIHMPQKNSPVLDVNWKRGKVTTERHLDPLTGVVLKERQTEGGHFFTDFHSELHSGKAGLWIVSAASLVLLAALVSGIVIRKQVFKEFFLLRWRRTWLHAHIMTGVFTLPFVLLITYTGLVLTFMEVMPVATHLLYENKAKLWTEVGLLSDHTRANVPATMLPLAQLLPLAEEQFGKGKIIFVLVKNPGDQQAEVTFIRNIDDRIAAVGDRISFNGVTGELLGIHTKWDPYVYTVRYLAGLHVARFGGYIVSWLYFLSGLMGCIMIAAGLVFFTVKRRSRYAKSSKAVQYVYRAVEALNTTAVAGLIIACAAYLWANRLLPISMRERGEAEIIVFFGVWLIMLVHAFRRSPLGAWVEQLTIAAGLCIGLPVINALTTHVGLVPSILQGDWMTAGVDLTAIVLGALLAITAWRVSGKKINLIKGANSWNS, encoded by the coding sequence ATGAAATTAGCGATAAACAAAACTTTTACTCGGTCAATGAGTGAACTACATACTTGGGGTGGCTTGATTTTTGGCTGGCTACTATTCGCCATCTTTCTGACAGGTACGTTGGCAATATTCCAGGCTGAATTGACTCATTGGATGAGGCCGGAATTCAGGGCAAGTCAAGTGTTGCCTGGTCAGGCCCTTGCTGCAGCCGATAAAAAACTTCGTCAGTTTGCTCCCCATGCCGATAATTGGACCATCCATATGCCTCAGAAGAACTCTCCTGTACTGGATGTAAACTGGAAAAGGGGCAAGGTAACAACAGAGAGGCATTTAGATCCTCTGACGGGAGTGGTGCTCAAAGAACGCCAAACAGAAGGCGGCCATTTCTTTACTGATTTTCACTCTGAGTTACATAGCGGTAAGGCCGGATTATGGATAGTGAGCGCCGCCTCTCTCGTACTATTGGCGGCACTGGTGTCTGGGATTGTCATTCGCAAGCAGGTTTTTAAAGAATTTTTTCTTTTGCGCTGGCGCCGGACCTGGCTTCATGCTCATATTATGACAGGTGTATTCACGCTACCCTTTGTACTCTTAATTACCTATACGGGTTTGGTGCTGACCTTCATGGAAGTGATGCCGGTTGCAACCCACTTATTGTATGAAAATAAGGCAAAACTATGGACTGAAGTAGGATTGTTATCTGACCATACACGTGCGAATGTTCCTGCCACGATGCTGCCTTTAGCGCAGTTGTTACCTTTGGCCGAAGAACAATTTGGTAAGGGTAAGATTATTTTTGTTTTGGTGAAAAACCCGGGTGACCAGCAAGCCGAAGTCACCTTTATACGGAATATAGATGACCGGATTGCAGCCGTTGGTGACCGTATTTCTTTTAACGGAGTTACCGGTGAACTGCTCGGCATCCATACCAAGTGGGATCCTTATGTTTATACTGTTCGCTACTTGGCTGGATTGCATGTTGCTAGGTTTGGCGGTTATATCGTATCTTGGTTGTATTTTCTGTCTGGTTTAATGGGCTGCATTATGATCGCCGCCGGACTGGTGTTCTTTACAGTCAAACGTCGTAGCCGCTATGCCAAGAGTAGCAAGGCAGTCCAATATGTTTATCGCGCTGTTGAAGCATTGAATACTACTGCTGTTGCCGGCCTTATCATTGCTTGCGCCGCCTATTTGTGGGCCAATCGGCTTTTGCCTATCTCCATGCGGGAGCGGGGAGAGGCTGAAATAATCGTATTTTTTGGCGTATGGCTAATTATGCTGGTTCATGCCTTTCGGCGTTCACCGTTGGGAGCTTGGGTCGAACAATTGACAATCGCAGCAGGACTTTGCATAGGATTGCCAGTTATTAACGCGTTGACGACCCATGTCGGTCTAGTGCCGTCCATTTTACAGGGCGACTGGATGACTGCTGGCGTGGATTTGACGGCAATTGTGCTGGGAGCCTTGCTGGCCATTACGGCTTGGCGCGTCTCTGGTAAAAAAATAAATTTAATAAAAGGAGCAAACTCATGGAATTCATAA
- a CDS encoding PTS sugar transporter subunit IIC, whose product MHISFFQAALIGAFYYLSWSPWFTYVGFFTFNRPLVAGFITGIILGQPLEGALIGAGINVIYLGFISAGGAQMGDPSFAGYVGTALALVSHLDVTTAMAISVPLGTIATVLWIAKMTVNSFFVHWADKEVEKGNLRRLAFINVVPPQILLFLVSFIPATLVVYYGPDAVSGMLSVMSPSVLHVFTVIGAMLPALGIAMNLKLIGNTFTMPFFVLGVILSVYFKQDILIIAIMGIVLALTVTSLKASSGKDVNA is encoded by the coding sequence ATGCATATATCTTTTTTTCAGGCGGCGTTAATTGGTGCATTTTATTATCTTTCATGGAGTCCTTGGTTTACGTATGTTGGTTTTTTCACTTTTAATAGACCATTAGTAGCTGGATTTATTACTGGTATCATATTAGGGCAACCCTTAGAGGGAGCATTAATCGGCGCAGGAATTAATGTGATTTATTTAGGATTTATATCGGCTGGGGGAGCTCAAATGGGCGATCCTTCCTTCGCAGGATATGTTGGTACGGCCCTTGCTTTAGTATCACATTTAGATGTAACCACTGCCATGGCAATATCGGTACCCTTAGGAACCATCGCTACTGTTTTATGGATTGCGAAAATGACAGTTAACTCCTTCTTTGTTCATTGGGCTGATAAAGAAGTTGAAAAAGGCAATTTACGGAGATTGGCTTTTATCAACGTAGTGCCTCCTCAGATATTACTTTTTTTAGTCAGTTTTATTCCTGCGACATTGGTAGTGTATTATGGGCCAGATGCAGTATCTGGAATGCTAAGTGTTATGAGTCCGAGTGTGCTGCATGTGTTTACTGTAATTGGTGCTATGTTGCCAGCATTAGGCATTGCCATGAATTTAAAGTTAATTGGCAATACGTTTACAATGCCATTTTTCGTATTAGGTGTTATTTTATCAGTATATTTCAAGCAAGATATTTTGATTATCGCTATCATGGGCATTGTATTAGCATTAACAGTAACGTCGCTCAAAGCATCTAGTGGAAAGGATGTCAATGCTTAA
- a CDS encoding TonB-dependent receptor → MLSYWEKIHGSFEIYPFTPTILLSMIWKSIDFGSHYQDEKRSRWYYMKKKKMSRTNKNLLYALLSSSLFWHTPLVAYAAEEPVTTGEQAAEEQAAAEKTTKERDFTLEGVEVTADREQKTLPPVYAGGQVARGGRLGLLGNRDIMDTPFNITSYTSKSIEDQQARTVADVLVNDPSVRFTTSSGHMNENYSIRGFAVTGWELGFNGMYGLAPYGHTPIEFFERVEVIKGPSALLNGMPPSGAVGGSINLVPKRADDQPLTRITTDYTSGSNFGTHLDLGRRFGENKEWGMRFNGVFRDGETGVDDQSKKSVLGALGLDYRGKRWRASLDAYNTEENSTNGSPMTVNFKSTVTSIPDAPNGSTNAFRNTFAKQDNKGVVFHGDYNINDNLTAYAGVGTLRYDYAGFINSTHMLNVDALGNSGTTQSTYIKGYSDTVSTETGLRGHFKTGAVGHQVVLSANSLKINSGTNNTQVAYTSNIYNPTLHVLATEPAFVLQTEDTTLSGIALADTMSFEQDKYLLTLGVRNQRVQSKTYNNKTGALLTDYDKSAVTPAIALVVKPWNAPVSLYANYIEGLSKGAAYTDSDGNVSTFAPFKSKQMEAGVKWDAGTFANTLSVFQITKPSVIKVTDANNASKYTYNEDGEQRNRGVEWNVFGEVAPHLRLLGGMAFTRGVQTHTLNSANDGKTAYGTPKWQGNLGFEWDTSGVPGLTLNARAVYTSSQYANSANTQEMPSWIRYDIGARYATKVNGKSVTYRASVENVFDKNYWSGTFTDGYLTIGSGRTFKLSATIDI, encoded by the coding sequence TTGCTAAGTTATTGGGAAAAAATCCATGGCAGTTTTGAAATATATCCATTTACCCCAACTATTTTACTTAGTATGATATGGAAAAGTATTGACTTTGGTTCTCATTATCAGGATGAAAAAAGGAGCCGATGGTATTATATGAAGAAGAAAAAAATGTCTAGGACGAATAAAAATCTACTCTATGCTCTTTTGAGTAGCAGTTTATTCTGGCATACGCCATTGGTTGCATACGCGGCAGAAGAACCAGTAACAACTGGGGAACAGGCTGCTGAGGAACAAGCTGCGGCAGAAAAAACAACCAAGGAACGGGATTTTACTCTGGAGGGAGTAGAAGTAACAGCTGATCGGGAGCAGAAGACGCTTCCACCAGTCTACGCTGGCGGCCAAGTGGCACGCGGGGGGCGCCTTGGTCTCTTGGGGAATAGGGACATTATGGATACGCCTTTCAATATTACCAGTTATACGTCGAAGTCCATCGAAGATCAGCAGGCACGTACCGTGGCCGATGTTTTGGTCAATGATCCATCAGTGCGTTTCACGACTTCCAGCGGCCATATGAACGAAAACTACTCTATTCGGGGGTTTGCCGTTACTGGCTGGGAATTGGGATTCAATGGTATGTATGGTCTAGCACCTTATGGTCATACACCAATCGAGTTCTTCGAGCGAGTGGAAGTTATTAAAGGTCCCAGTGCTTTACTCAATGGTATGCCCCCTAGTGGTGCTGTGGGCGGCTCGATCAACCTGGTTCCTAAACGTGCTGACGATCAGCCACTGACCCGCATCACTACAGACTACACTTCGGGTTCCAACTTCGGCACCCATCTGGATCTGGGACGGCGTTTCGGCGAAAATAAGGAATGGGGCATGCGATTTAATGGGGTTTTCCGAGATGGAGAAACCGGCGTTGATGACCAGTCGAAAAAAAGCGTCTTGGGGGCATTGGGACTGGACTACCGCGGCAAGCGATGGAGAGCCTCTCTCGATGCCTATAACACAGAAGAAAATAGCACCAATGGATCCCCAATGACGGTCAATTTTAAAAGTACTGTCACTTCTATCCCCGATGCTCCTAATGGCAGTACCAATGCCTTTCGTAATACCTTTGCCAAGCAAGATAATAAGGGGGTAGTATTTCACGGGGATTACAATATCAATGACAACCTGACTGCCTATGCCGGCGTGGGAACCCTGCGTTACGATTACGCAGGATTTATCAATTCAACGCACATGCTGAATGTAGATGCACTGGGTAATTCTGGTACGACCCAAAGTACGTATATAAAGGGTTACTCTGATACGGTGTCCACCGAAACAGGTTTGCGTGGCCATTTCAAAACCGGTGCAGTCGGCCATCAGGTAGTGTTGAGTGCGAACTCTCTGAAAATTAATAGTGGCACGAATAACACCCAAGTAGCGTATACCTCTAATATCTATAACCCTACATTACATGTGTTAGCTACTGAGCCAGCTTTTGTTCTTCAAACCGAAGATACTACGCTTTCTGGCATTGCCCTGGCAGACACGATGTCCTTTGAACAGGACAAATATTTGCTTACGCTAGGGGTACGCAATCAGCGAGTTCAAAGTAAAACTTATAATAATAAAACAGGTGCACTATTGACAGATTACGACAAAAGTGCTGTTACCCCAGCCATCGCCCTTGTTGTCAAACCGTGGAATGCACCGGTGTCCTTGTACGCCAACTACATCGAAGGCTTGAGCAAAGGGGCCGCTTATACCGACAGTGATGGTAATGTCTCTACCTTTGCCCCTTTCAAGAGTAAACAGATGGAAGCGGGTGTCAAATGGGATGCAGGTACTTTTGCCAATACCTTAAGTGTGTTTCAAATTACTAAACCGAGTGTAATCAAGGTCACTGATGCCAATAATGCCAGCAAATACACCTATAACGAGGATGGTGAACAGCGTAACCGTGGTGTCGAGTGGAATGTGTTTGGAGAAGTTGCACCACACCTCCGACTGCTGGGTGGAATGGCGTTTACTCGTGGTGTACAGACCCATACTTTAAACAGTGCCAACGATGGTAAAACGGCCTATGGTACGCCTAAGTGGCAAGGTAATTTGGGCTTCGAATGGGATACGTCAGGGGTGCCTGGCCTGACGCTGAATGCCCGTGCCGTGTACACCAGTTCCCAATATGCCAATTCTGCTAATACGCAGGAAATGCCAAGCTGGATCCGCTACGATATTGGTGCCCGCTATGCAACCAAGGTCAATGGCAAATCAGTAACATATCGCGCTAGTGTTGAAAACGTGTTTGATAAAAACTATTGGTCTGGTACTTTCACCGACGGCTATCTCACGATAGGCAGCGGGCGGACATTCAAATTGTCGGCTACCATTGATATTTAA
- a CDS encoding PTS system mannose/fructose/sorbose family transporter subunit IID, which yields MEVTKTLTKNDVLKSWFRWYMFAQSNYNYERMQATAFAHSMLPVIEKLYPDKEDAKAAVQRHLSFFNTEPVCGAVIHGITIAMEEEKANGKPITDGAFNGIKTGLMGPLAGIGDTLTQGIITPIMLAICIGITNNQNLAGPIIFLIAQFTIMTTIQLTMWMNGYTYGKKAVEQILEGGTINKVIEGASILGTLVMGGLVGRFIPLQTLISFDVGQVKFNLQTDLLDKLMPGLIPLALTLIVLSMVKKGVSPIKLMGVLIALGAITGILGIF from the coding sequence ATGGAAGTTACAAAGACGTTAACGAAGAATGATGTACTTAAATCTTGGTTTAGGTGGTATATGTTTGCTCAATCCAACTATAATTATGAGAGAATGCAAGCTACAGCCTTTGCACATTCCATGTTACCAGTTATAGAAAAACTGTATCCTGATAAAGAGGATGCCAAGGCTGCAGTTCAGAGGCATTTATCTTTTTTTAACACGGAACCAGTATGTGGTGCCGTTATTCATGGGATTACTATAGCGATGGAAGAAGAAAAAGCAAATGGTAAACCGATTACTGATGGAGCTTTTAATGGTATTAAAACAGGATTAATGGGCCCATTAGCAGGTATTGGAGATACATTAACCCAAGGAATTATTACCCCAATTATGCTTGCAATTTGTATCGGGATTACCAATAATCAAAACCTTGCGGGGCCCATCATATTTTTAATCGCTCAATTCACAATTATGACTACGATCCAGTTAACAATGTGGATGAATGGTTATACCTATGGAAAGAAAGCGGTAGAGCAAATTCTTGAAGGCGGTACAATTAATAAGGTTATCGAAGGAGCATCCATTCTTGGAACTCTTGTTATGGGCGGACTCGTGGGACGATTTATTCCGCTACAAACCTTAATAAGTTTTGATGTGGGGCAAGTGAAGTTTAATTTGCAAACAGACTTACTTGATAAACTTATGCCAGGATTAATCCCGCTTGCATTAACTTTAATTGTACTTTCTATGGTTAAAAAAGGTGTATCCCCGATAAAATTAATGGGTGTTCTGATAGCCTTAGGTGCGATTACAGGAATTTTAGGTATCTTTTAA
- a CDS encoding amidohydrolase, protein MTDLTNRVNEVWSFLHTIPEVGFEEFKTSAYLAEALGKAGYVVKTGIGGTGVIGMLDSGYPGPTVALRADMDALAHTIDKQECAIHSCGHDAHAAMVLTVAEAIARKGINKGKLKIFFQPAEEKLFGALRTIEDGVIDDVDILLGIHLRPIQEAKLDQATPALYHGASYIMEAEIQGEACHGARPHLGINAIDGAAAVVNAINAIHVNPVIPSTVKVTKLQAGGAALNAIPDKAHMAFDLRAQNNVIMKELQDKVSRAIEGGAATVGASADIKLVGGCPAAEYNDEIIALAKEAIAAVLGEQGLLEPITTPGGEDFHFFVKHKPSLKTGYIGLGADLTPGLHSPAMAFDQRALLNGVNILIYMMNQLVGIAAE, encoded by the coding sequence ATGACAGATTTGACAAATCGAGTAAACGAAGTGTGGAGTTTTTTGCATACTATACCTGAAGTAGGGTTTGAAGAATTTAAAACGTCTGCCTATTTGGCAGAGGCGTTGGGCAAGGCTGGTTATGTTGTGAAAACTGGAATTGGTGGAACGGGTGTAATTGGTATGTTGGATAGTGGATACCCAGGACCGACTGTAGCTTTACGTGCAGATATGGATGCATTAGCGCATACCATTGATAAACAAGAATGTGCGATCCATTCCTGTGGGCATGATGCACATGCAGCAATGGTGTTGACAGTGGCAGAAGCTATAGCCAGAAAGGGTATTAATAAGGGGAAATTGAAAATTTTCTTTCAGCCAGCTGAAGAAAAGCTATTTGGTGCACTCCGAACCATTGAGGATGGCGTTATTGATGATGTAGATATTCTGTTAGGAATACATTTGCGACCAATCCAAGAAGCTAAACTAGATCAGGCGACTCCAGCATTGTATCATGGCGCGAGTTATATAATGGAGGCTGAAATTCAAGGTGAAGCTTGTCATGGGGCTAGGCCACACCTAGGGATAAATGCTATTGACGGAGCTGCGGCAGTTGTCAATGCAATTAATGCGATTCATGTCAATCCAGTAATCCCATCAACGGTTAAAGTTACTAAACTTCAGGCGGGTGGTGCGGCTCTTAACGCGATTCCTGACAAGGCACATATGGCATTTGATTTGCGTGCGCAAAACAATGTTATTATGAAAGAATTGCAAGACAAGGTTAGCCGGGCAATTGAAGGTGGTGCCGCTACCGTTGGTGCCAGTGCTGATATTAAACTCGTTGGCGGTTGTCCAGCGGCTGAGTACAATGATGAGATTATTGCATTAGCCAAGGAAGCGATTGCGGCTGTACTAGGAGAGCAAGGATTGCTTGAACCAATTACGACCCCAGGTGGAGAAGACTTTCACTTTTTTGTCAAACATAAACCAAGTTTAAAAACTGGCTACATAGGTTTGGGAGCTGATTTAACCCCTGGCTTACATAGTCCAGCTATGGCATTTGACCAGAGAGCACTCTTAAATGGGGTAAATATCTTAATTTATATGATGAATCAGTTGGTTGGTATAGCTGCTGAGTAA
- a CDS encoding sn-glycerol-1-phosphate dehydrogenase, with protein MNVTINNVAMLDIKDFLGDEIKCECKKLHHVGIDRIIIEKDAISKLPEMLRDFQFKKALVVADLHTYEVAGKVVESVLGEEKFSYKTFIFQELEELVPDEAAVGKLLIQVEKDIDVIVTIGTGTLNDLAKFVSHKVGIPTIIVATAPSMDGFASTGAALIVDNLKTSFECVCPKGIIGDITILKQAPMNMIIAGFGDIVGKYSALTDWKLGKVINDEYYCDVVVKMVTDSMAKCINNIEGIKTREEIAIKNLMEALVVTGIAMSFVGNSRPASGSEHHLAHYWEMMFLFEHKKAVLHGTKVGIGTIITAKLSELVAQSNINFAEAIAKANSFDQSQWQENVMRLYQKAAAEIIHINEKEERNSISKRLARINRIQENIDEIIDVFKSVPSAKEIKSILKHAGGPIHPREVGIDEHHVVNGILMAKEVRTRYTILNFLSDLDLLEKFAYEVSEDLKKEEA; from the coding sequence ATGAATGTAACAATAAATAATGTTGCTATGTTAGATATAAAAGATTTTCTAGGTGATGAAATAAAATGCGAATGCAAAAAACTTCATCATGTAGGTATTGATCGTATCATAATAGAAAAGGATGCTATTTCTAAACTACCTGAAATGTTAAGAGATTTTCAATTTAAAAAGGCATTAGTGGTTGCAGACCTTCACACCTATGAAGTAGCTGGCAAAGTTGTAGAATCAGTCTTAGGGGAAGAAAAATTTTCATACAAAACATTTATATTTCAAGAGCTAGAAGAGTTAGTCCCTGATGAAGCGGCAGTAGGCAAACTATTAATTCAAGTAGAAAAAGATATTGATGTAATTGTTACCATCGGTACAGGTACACTCAATGATTTAGCTAAGTTTGTTAGTCATAAAGTTGGTATTCCAACTATTATTGTAGCGACGGCTCCCTCCATGGACGGCTTTGCCTCTACAGGTGCGGCCTTAATTGTCGATAATCTTAAAACCTCTTTTGAATGTGTATGTCCCAAAGGAATCATAGGAGATATTACTATATTAAAACAAGCACCGATGAATATGATCATAGCTGGTTTTGGTGATATCGTGGGAAAATATTCGGCTTTGACAGATTGGAAATTAGGCAAAGTTATTAATGATGAATATTACTGCGATGTAGTTGTAAAAATGGTTACTGACTCCATGGCAAAATGTATAAATAACATCGAGGGCATTAAAACAAGAGAAGAGATTGCTATTAAAAACTTGATGGAAGCCTTGGTAGTAACAGGGATTGCTATGAGTTTTGTCGGCAATTCAAGACCAGCATCAGGCTCAGAACATCATTTAGCACATTATTGGGAAATGATGTTTTTATTTGAACATAAAAAGGCAGTACTCCATGGTACAAAGGTAGGTATTGGAACCATTATTACAGCCAAACTTAGTGAACTGGTAGCCCAATCAAATATTAACTTTGCAGAAGCTATTGCGAAAGCCAATTCATTTGATCAAAGCCAATGGCAAGAAAATGTTATGAGGCTCTACCAGAAGGCTGCTGCGGAAATCATTCATATCAATGAAAAAGAGGAGAGAAACTCCATAAGTAAAAGATTAGCAAGAATCAATCGCATTCAAGAAAATATCGATGAGATTATCGATGTTTTTAAAAGTGTACCTTCCGCCAAAGAAATTAAATCAATTCTTAAACATGCTGGTGGGCCAATTCACCCAAGGGAAGTTGGAATTGATGAGCACCATGTAGTCAATGGCATTCTTATGGCTAAAGAAGTGCGGACAAGGTATACAATCCTTAACTTCTTATCGGATCTTGATCTGTTAGAGAAGTTTGCTTATGAGGTGAGTGAGGATTTAAAGAAGGAAGAGGCATAG
- a CDS encoding helix-turn-helix domain-containing protein has product MKVDIDEIAEGFSKVSFNILDARRFVIEPGKKRLATYTAPASGIVFPVRGKARMTFNGVPYEMESGRFFHAGPSMTLDKEVVGESKWEFVLIHYQIPDNEKDLFPYALSHYELEPGYSPQINDMLQKLCQTCTKPGSLEGLRAKSLFFNVMDEVLTCSGNRRNDSGRGLVEQAMEYMNNHYMEQITIPKLAEQYGLGSKQFAYLFQKHARISPNEYLISQRINRAKELLCTTNFSISEISDCVGYSDPYYFSKLFKKRTGISPSTLRIYS; this is encoded by the coding sequence ATGAAGGTTGATATTGATGAGATAGCAGAAGGTTTTTCTAAGGTATCCTTTAATATCCTCGACGCACGCAGATTTGTAATAGAACCTGGTAAAAAGCGTCTAGCCACTTATACTGCACCGGCTTCGGGGATTGTTTTCCCTGTAAGAGGAAAGGCAAGAATGACTTTTAATGGTGTACCCTATGAAATGGAGTCTGGACGTTTTTTCCATGCAGGGCCTAGCATGACACTAGATAAAGAAGTTGTTGGAGAATCTAAATGGGAATTTGTGCTGATTCACTATCAAATTCCTGATAATGAAAAGGATCTTTTTCCTTATGCATTATCTCATTACGAGCTCGAACCAGGTTACAGTCCACAAATTAATGACATGCTACAAAAACTTTGTCAGACCTGCACAAAACCGGGAAGCCTAGAAGGCCTTCGGGCAAAATCACTGTTTTTCAATGTCATGGATGAAGTACTAACCTGCTCGGGAAACCGACGCAACGACAGCGGACGGGGATTAGTAGAACAGGCGATGGAATATATGAACAATCATTATATGGAACAGATTACCATACCAAAACTAGCTGAACAGTATGGTCTTGGCAGTAAGCAGTTCGCCTATCTATTCCAAAAACATGCGAGAATAAGTCCCAATGAATATTTGATATCCCAGCGTATAAACCGTGCGAAGGAATTATTATGTACTACAAATTTCTCTATATCGGAAATCTCCGATTGTGTCGGTTACTCGGATCCTTATTATTTCAGTAAACTTTTTAAGAAACGCACAGGTATCTCCCCTAGTACACTGCGAATCTATTCTTAA
- a CDS encoding YjiG family protein, whose protein sequence is MNDKTVIDVFVDGAKKGWHVGINNIIPNVLMAYVCIQILTITGLLDLLGNLFAPVMAVFGLPGQAVMVLISALMSMGGAVGVAHALYTKGVLTGTHITILIPAIYLMGSKIQYLGRLLGTVGVNPKYYPIMLGISVCNAMISMLIMKILA, encoded by the coding sequence ATGAACGATAAAACAGTAATTGATGTTTTTGTTGATGGCGCAAAAAAAGGTTGGCACGTGGGCATTAATAATATCATTCCTAATGTATTAATGGCCTATGTTTGTATTCAAATATTAACAATTACAGGGCTGCTGGATTTACTAGGAAATTTGTTTGCTCCTGTTATGGCTGTTTTCGGGTTGCCAGGTCAGGCTGTTATGGTGCTAATTAGTGCTCTTATGTCAATGGGTGGCGCGGTTGGTGTAGCTCATGCTCTCTATACCAAAGGAGTTTTAACTGGAACCCATATTACTATTTTAATTCCGGCAATTTACTTAATGGGTTCCAAAATTCAATACTTAGGCCGCTTGTTAGGTACGGTGGGTGTAAATCCTAAATATTATCCAATCATGCTGGGGATTTCAGTTTGTAATGCGATGATTTCCATGTTGATTATGAAAATATTAGCTTAA
- a CDS encoding nucleoside recognition domain-containing protein — translation MDKQQETIKKLETYVPTSGYVVLGFALIIFSGIFAGTHGWISVMDFDTLCGKFGTMKDASKATFAGMGGSGAKDGFLFALGLLPSVMLAMGIIEVVEQYGGLKAAQKLLSPILRPLLGIPGITGIALVSSLQSTDAGAGMTRVLYDTGEITEKEKLIFSAFQFTAGGTITNYLSSGSALFGFLTVPMSIPLVVLFVMKIFGANTMRLYVKRFCKEE, via the coding sequence GTGGATAAGCAACAAGAAACAATAAAAAAACTAGAAACGTATGTACCGACATCAGGATATGTAGTCTTAGGTTTTGCTCTAATCATATTTTCAGGAATTTTTGCTGGTACCCATGGCTGGATTTCTGTAATGGATTTTGATACTCTGTGTGGGAAATTTGGAACTATGAAGGACGCAAGCAAAGCAACTTTTGCTGGGATGGGAGGAAGTGGTGCTAAAGATGGTTTTTTATTTGCCCTTGGTCTTCTTCCCAGTGTGATGCTAGCCATGGGAATTATTGAAGTTGTTGAACAGTATGGTGGTCTTAAGGCGGCACAAAAATTACTCTCGCCGATTCTTCGTCCCTTATTAGGCATTCCCGGAATTACCGGCATCGCTTTGGTCTCCAGTCTTCAAAGTACAGACGCAGGAGCAGGGATGACTCGGGTATTGTACGATACTGGTGAAATTACAGAAAAAGAAAAATTGATTTTTTCGGCTTTTCAATTTACTGCAGGCGGTACAATTACGAATTACTTAAGTTCCGGCTCCGCTTTATTTGGATTTCTTACTGTGCCCATGTCAATACCCTTGGTCGTTCTGTTTGTAATGAAAATTTTTGGGGCGAATACAATGCGGCTATATGTAAAAAGGTTTTGTAAGGAGGAGTAA